The Phacochoerus africanus isolate WHEZ1 chromosome 15, ROS_Pafr_v1, whole genome shotgun sequence genome has a segment encoding these proteins:
- the LOC125116704 gene encoding hydroxycarboxylic acid receptor 2-like — MNPSHQQNHFLKIGGKNCCVFRDDFIAKVLPPVVGLEFVFGLLGNGLALWIFCFHLKSWKSSRIFLFNLAVADFLLIICLPFLTDNYVRKWDWRFGDIPCRIMLFMLAMNRQGSIIFLTVVAVDRYFRVVHPHHALNKISNRTAAIISCLLWGLTIGLTVHLLNKTMLIKKHDSYLCSSFSICNTFRWHDAMFLLEFFLPLGIILFCSARIVWSLRQRQMDRHVKIKRAINFVMVVAIVFIICFLPSVAVRIRIFWLLRTAGTENCDIYRSVDLAFYITLSFTYMNSMLDPLVYYFSSPSFPNFLSTLINRCLRRKVLEESNNNRSTSLELTGEPSTIRNVPDTSVADPREPLSPCDLTPASH, encoded by the coding sequence ATGAACCCGTCCCACCAGCAGAATCATTTTCTGAAAATAGGCGGCAAGAACTGCTGTGTGTTCCGGGATGACTTCATTGCCAAGGTGCTGCCGCCGGTGGTGGGGCTGGAGTTTGTGTTCGGGCTCCTGGGTaatggccttgctctgtggatttTCTGCTTCCACCTCAAGTCTTGGAAATCCAGCCGGATTTTCCTGTTCAACCTGGCAGTGGCTGACTTTCTCCTGATCATCTGCCTGCCATTCCTGACGGACAACTATGTGAGGAAGTGGGACTGGAGGTTTGGGGACATCCCCTGCCGAATAATGCTCTTCATGTTGGCCATGAACCGCCAGGGCAGCATCATCTTCCTCACAGTGGTGGCCGTGGACCGGTACTTCCGGGTGGTCCATCCCCACCACGCTCTGAACAAGATCTCCAACCGCACAGCAGCCATCATCTCCTGCCTCCTGTGGGGCCTCACGATTGGCCTGACGGTCCACCTCCTGAACAAAACGATGTTAATCAAGAAGCACGACTCGTATTTGTGCAGTAGCTTCAGCATCTGCAATACCTTCCGCTGGCATGATGCCATGTTCCTCCTGGAGTTCTTCCTGCCCCTGGGCATCATCCTGTTCTGCTCGGCCAGGATTGTCTGGAGCCTGCGGCAACGACAAATGGACCGGCATGTCAAGATCAAGAGGGCCATCAACTTCGTCATGGTGGTGGCCATCGTCTTCATCATCTGCTTCCTGCCCAGCGTGGCTGTGCGCATCCGCATTTTCTGGCTTCTCCGCACTGCTGGAACGGAGAACTGTGACATCTACCGCTCGGTGGACCTGGCGTTTTATATCACCCTCAGCTTCACCTACATGAACAGTATGCTGGACCCTTTGGTGTATTACTTCTCCAGCCCATCTTTCCCCAACTTCTTATCCACCTTGATCAACCGCTGCCTGCGGAGGAAGGTGCTGGAGGAGTCCAACAATAACCGCAGCACAAGCCTCGAGCTCACTGGGGAACCCAGCACCATCAGGAATGTTCCTGATACTTCAGTGGCCGATCCCAGGGAGCCGTTGAGCCCCTGTGACCTGACTCCAGCCTCTCATTAA